Proteins from one Microtus pennsylvanicus isolate mMicPen1 chromosome 7, mMicPen1.hap1, whole genome shotgun sequence genomic window:
- the Rusc1 gene encoding AP-4 complex accessory subunit RUSC1 isoform X1, whose amino-acid sequence MLSPQRALLCNLNHIHLQHVSLGLHLSRRPELREGPLSTPPPPGDTGGKESRGPCSGTLVDANSNSPAVPCRCCQEHGPSIENQQDPFQEDEEAASPSDPGCSSSLSSCSDLSPESPVSVYSRDLPGNEAAYPESSIFPLEPGSPLATADPGTCSPDSFCCSPDSCSGISSPSGPGLDSNCNALTTCQDLPSPGLEEEDDSGEQDLATSELSETEDGRIDAGKAEPSWKINPIWKIDTEKTEAGWKAIENSDSGWKIDENTNSSLKTESGKLASCLNTNSGSKIDAGKTDGGWKGDVSQEPVPHRTITSFHELAQKRKRGPGLPLVPQAKKDRSDWLIVFSPDTELPPTGSLGGSLAPPREVTTFKELRSRSRAQPPPVPPRDPPAGWALVPPRPPPPPVPPRRKKNRLGLQPIAEGLPEEGRAGSPAVGEEGPAAQEPEEPRAHAVAVPPRFPRPPVFRFSADGRPLLEGGGAGAPRSLLLTPLTGWPNSRLQLLGAGSPPEEHLLPVRLSPVGAYSPPTRGALPCLASPELALLLSPLFPRSSTFPAAAPPPRQVPAPPLPTPPRPPTAPRWTRRPPPPPRQLRSSWSFAGVPGAQRLWMAEAQSGTGQLQEQKKGLLIAVSASVDKIISHFGAARNLVQKAQLGDSRLSPDVGHLVLSTLCPALHALVADGLKPFRKDLITGQRRSSPWSVVEASVKPGSCPHSMGTLYSQVSRLAPLSSSRSRFHAFILGLLNTKQLELWFSSLQEDAGLLSLLYLPTGFFSLARGSCPSLSTELLLLLQPLSVLTFHLDLLFEHHHHLPLGLQQAPAPSAPPPALQQTVQAVLQWGGRLAQSLRGTSGEATTDSSAPSTRPPPGSWWDQLTQASRVYASGGTEGFPLLRWGPRCRGTTAEDAQEAPPPTEQTTPGRSKWLGRLFGVPGGPSETENGACRSRRPSSWLPPTVSVLALVKRGTSPETPPAELVKPPASQTQTDRAVRALCDHTAAGPDQLSFQRGEVLHVIATVNEDWLRCGRDGVEGLVPVGYTSLVL is encoded by the exons ATGCTGTCCCCTCAGCGGGCTTTACTCTGCAACCTCAATCACATCCACCTCCAGCATGTCTCCCTGGGCCTGCACTTGTCCCGCCGTCCTGAACTACGAGAGGGGCCTCTGAGCACACCCCCGCCTCCAGGGGACACAGGGGGCAAGGAAAGCAGGGGGCCCTGCAGCGGGACCCTGGTGGATGCCAACTCCAACAGTCCAGCTGTGCCCTGCCGATGCTGCCAGGAGCACGGGCCTAGCATAGAAAACCAGCAGGACCCTTTCCAGGAAGACGAAGAGGCCGCCTCGCCTTCTGATCCCGGATGCTCCTcttctctcagctcctgctcagaTCTTAGCCCCGAGTCCCCAGTGTCAGTCTACTCTCGCGACCTGCCTGGCAATGAGGCTGCCTACCCCGAGTCCAGCATCTTTCCCTTGGAGCCGGGCTCTCCTCTGGCTACAGCGGACCCTGGCACCTGCTCTCCTGACAGCTTTTGCTGCTCTCCGGATTCTTGCTCCGGAATATCTTCCCCATCCGgacctggtctggactccaactGCAACGCCCTGACAACGTGCCAGGACCTACCTTCCCCGGGTCTGGAGGAGGAAGACGACAGTGGGGAACAGGATCTTGCTACCTCTGAGCTCTCAGAGACCGAAGATGGAAGAATTGACGCAGGAAAAGCAGAGCCCAGTTGGAAAATTAACCCCATTTGGAAAATTGACACAGAGAAAACTGAAGCTGGATGGAAAGCCATTGAGAACAGTGACTCTGGTTGGAAAATCGATGAAAATACAAACTCGAGCTTGAAAACGGAATCTGGGAAATTGGCTTCTTGTTTGAACACCAATTCTGGTTCGAAAATAGATGCAGGGAAAACTGATGGGGGATGGAAAGGTGACGTCAGCCAGGAGCCGGTACCCCATCGGACAATTACGTCCTTCCACGAGCTGGCCCAGAAGCGCAAGCGGGGTCCGGGGCTGCCCCTTGTGCCGCAGGCCAAGAAAGATCGCAGCGACTGGCTCATAGTCTTCTCGCCTGACACAGAGCTCCCGCCGACTGGGTCTCTGGGAGGTTCTTTGGCACCCCCGCGAGAAGTCACCACCTTTAAGGAACTCCGGTCTCGAAGCCGAGCCCAGCCACCGCCAGTCCCGCCCAGGGACCCTCCGGCTGGGTGGGCTTTGGTCCCGCCTCGGCCGCCTCCCCCTCCCGTCCCTCCGCGGAGGAAGAAGAATCGACTTGGGCTGCAGCCCATCGCCGAGGGGCTGCCGGAGGAAGGCAGGGCTGGCAGCCCCGCCGTGGGTGAGGAGGGCCCCGCAGCGCAGGAGCCGGAGGAGCCGCGCGCGCACGCCGTGG CCGTTCCCCCGCGATTCCCTCGGCCCCCGGTTTTCCGGTTCTCGGCCGACGGGCGCCCCCTGTTGGAGGGTGGGGGCGCGGGCGCACCCAGGTCCCTGCTCTTGACGCCTCTAACCGGGTGGCCCAATTCCCGGTTGCAGCTgctgggggcagggagtcccCCCGAGGAGCATCTGCTGCCTGTGCGGCTATCCCCGGTGGGAGCCTATTCTCCTCCCACGCGGGGGGCCTTGCCTTGCCTGGCCAGCCCCGAGCTGGCCTTGCTGCTATCCCCGCTCTTCCCCAGAAGTAGCACCTTCCCCGCCGCGGCGCCCCCACCCCGCCAGGTTCCCGCCCCCCCGCTGCCAACACCACCGCGTCCTCCGACCGCCCCTCGCTGGACCAGAAGGCCACCGCCTCCGCCCAGGCAAT TACGTAGTTCCTGGTCGTTTGCCGGTGTTCCCGGGGCCCAGCGGCTGTGGATGGCAGAAGCCCAGAGTGGGACTGGCCAGCTGCAGGAGCAAAAGAAAG GTCTCTTGATAGCTGTCAGTGCTTCAGTGGACAAAATCATCTCGCATTTTGGGGCTGCTCGGAACTTGGTTCAGAAG GCCCAGTTGGGAGATAGCCGGCTGAGCCCGGATGTGGGGCATCTGGTGCTGAGCACCCTCTGCCCGGCCCTCCATGCTCTGGTGGCCGATGGACTGAAGCCATTCCGGAAGGACCTCATCACCGGGCAGCGCAGGAGCAGCCCTTGGAGTGTGGTGGAGGCGTCTGTGAAGCCAG GTTCCTGCCCACACTCCATGGGGACCCTGTACAGCCAGGTCAGCAGACTGGCCCCACTGAGTAGCAGTCGCAGCCGCTTCCATGCTTTCATCTTGGGCCTCCTCAA CACCAAACAGTTGGAACTGTGGTTTTCCAGCCTCCAGGAGGATGCAG GTCTACTGTCCCTCCTCTATCTGCCCACTGGCTTCTTCTCCCTGGCGCGCGGGAGCTGTCCATCCCTGTCCACagagctgctgctcctgctgcagcCCCTCTCAGTACTCACCTTCCACCTGGACTTGCTTTtcgagcaccaccaccacctacccCTAGGCCTGCAGCAGGCTCCTGCCCCTTCAGCGCCCCCTCCTGCCCTCCAGCAGACTGTGCAGGCTGTGCTCCAGTGGGGGGGTCGTCTGGCTCAGAGTCTCCGAGGGACTTCAGGAGAGGCCACTACCGACTCTTCAGCCCCCTCAACCCGCCCTCCACCAGGCAGCTGGTGGGATCAGCTGACCCAGGCATCTCGGGTCTACGCCTCTGGTGGCACTGAGGGCTTCCCTCTTCTCCGGTGGGGACCCAGGTGTCGCGGAACTACAGCTGAGGATGCGCAGGAGGCACCCCCGCCCACGGAACAGACCACACCTGGCCGAAGCAAGTGGTTGGGGCGGCTATTTGGTGTGCCTGGGGGCCCGTCAGAAACTGAGAATGGAGCCTGCAGGTccag GAGACCATCCAGCTGGTTGCCCCCAACAGTGAGTGTGTTGGCTCTGGTGAAGCGGGGGACATCTCCTGAGACTCCTCCCGCGGAGCTTGTGaagccaccagccagccagacacagactGACAG GGCTGTCCGGGCTCTCTGTGATCACACTGCTGCAGGACCTGACCAGCTGAGCTTCCAGCGTGGGGAAGTACTTCATGTCATTGCTACAGTGAATGAGGACTGGCTTCGCTGTGGGCGTGATGGTGTGGAGGGGCTGGTTCCTGTGGGGTACACCTCCCTTGTTCTCTAG
- the Rusc1 gene encoding AP-4 complex accessory subunit RUSC1 isoform X2 yields MLSPQRALLCNLNHIHLQHVSLGLHLSRRPELREGPLSTPPPPGDTGGKESRGPCSGTLVDANSNSPAVPCRCCQEHGPSIENQQDPFQEDEEAASPSDPGCSSSLSSCSDLSPESPVSVYSRDLPGNEAAYPESSIFPLEPGSPLATADPGTCSPDSFCCSPDSCSGISSPSGPGLDSNCNALTTCQDLPSPGLEEEDDSGEQDLATSELSETEDGRIDAGKAEPSWKINPIWKIDTEKTEAGWKAIENSDSGWKIDENTNSSLKTESGKLASCLNTNSGSKIDAGKTDGGWKGDVSQEPVPHRTITSFHELAQKRKRGPGLPLVPQAKKDRSDWLIVFSPDTELPPTGSLGGSLAPPREVTTFKELRSRSRAQPPPVPPRDPPAGWALVPPRPPPPPVPPRRKKNRLGLQPIAEGLPEEGRAGSPAVGEEGPAAQEPEEPRAHAVVRSSWSFAGVPGAQRLWMAEAQSGTGQLQEQKKGLLIAVSASVDKIISHFGAARNLVQKAQLGDSRLSPDVGHLVLSTLCPALHALVADGLKPFRKDLITGQRRSSPWSVVEASVKPGSCPHSMGTLYSQVSRLAPLSSSRSRFHAFILGLLNTKQLELWFSSLQEDAGLLSLLYLPTGFFSLARGSCPSLSTELLLLLQPLSVLTFHLDLLFEHHHHLPLGLQQAPAPSAPPPALQQTVQAVLQWGGRLAQSLRGTSGEATTDSSAPSTRPPPGSWWDQLTQASRVYASGGTEGFPLLRWGPRCRGTTAEDAQEAPPPTEQTTPGRSKWLGRLFGVPGGPSETENGACRSRRPSSWLPPTVSVLALVKRGTSPETPPAELVKPPASQTQTDRAVRALCDHTAAGPDQLSFQRGEVLHVIATVNEDWLRCGRDGVEGLVPVGYTSLVL; encoded by the exons ATGCTGTCCCCTCAGCGGGCTTTACTCTGCAACCTCAATCACATCCACCTCCAGCATGTCTCCCTGGGCCTGCACTTGTCCCGCCGTCCTGAACTACGAGAGGGGCCTCTGAGCACACCCCCGCCTCCAGGGGACACAGGGGGCAAGGAAAGCAGGGGGCCCTGCAGCGGGACCCTGGTGGATGCCAACTCCAACAGTCCAGCTGTGCCCTGCCGATGCTGCCAGGAGCACGGGCCTAGCATAGAAAACCAGCAGGACCCTTTCCAGGAAGACGAAGAGGCCGCCTCGCCTTCTGATCCCGGATGCTCCTcttctctcagctcctgctcagaTCTTAGCCCCGAGTCCCCAGTGTCAGTCTACTCTCGCGACCTGCCTGGCAATGAGGCTGCCTACCCCGAGTCCAGCATCTTTCCCTTGGAGCCGGGCTCTCCTCTGGCTACAGCGGACCCTGGCACCTGCTCTCCTGACAGCTTTTGCTGCTCTCCGGATTCTTGCTCCGGAATATCTTCCCCATCCGgacctggtctggactccaactGCAACGCCCTGACAACGTGCCAGGACCTACCTTCCCCGGGTCTGGAGGAGGAAGACGACAGTGGGGAACAGGATCTTGCTACCTCTGAGCTCTCAGAGACCGAAGATGGAAGAATTGACGCAGGAAAAGCAGAGCCCAGTTGGAAAATTAACCCCATTTGGAAAATTGACACAGAGAAAACTGAAGCTGGATGGAAAGCCATTGAGAACAGTGACTCTGGTTGGAAAATCGATGAAAATACAAACTCGAGCTTGAAAACGGAATCTGGGAAATTGGCTTCTTGTTTGAACACCAATTCTGGTTCGAAAATAGATGCAGGGAAAACTGATGGGGGATGGAAAGGTGACGTCAGCCAGGAGCCGGTACCCCATCGGACAATTACGTCCTTCCACGAGCTGGCCCAGAAGCGCAAGCGGGGTCCGGGGCTGCCCCTTGTGCCGCAGGCCAAGAAAGATCGCAGCGACTGGCTCATAGTCTTCTCGCCTGACACAGAGCTCCCGCCGACTGGGTCTCTGGGAGGTTCTTTGGCACCCCCGCGAGAAGTCACCACCTTTAAGGAACTCCGGTCTCGAAGCCGAGCCCAGCCACCGCCAGTCCCGCCCAGGGACCCTCCGGCTGGGTGGGCTTTGGTCCCGCCTCGGCCGCCTCCCCCTCCCGTCCCTCCGCGGAGGAAGAAGAATCGACTTGGGCTGCAGCCCATCGCCGAGGGGCTGCCGGAGGAAGGCAGGGCTGGCAGCCCCGCCGTGGGTGAGGAGGGCCCCGCAGCGCAGGAGCCGGAGGAGCCGCGCGCGCACGCCGTGG TACGTAGTTCCTGGTCGTTTGCCGGTGTTCCCGGGGCCCAGCGGCTGTGGATGGCAGAAGCCCAGAGTGGGACTGGCCAGCTGCAGGAGCAAAAGAAAG GTCTCTTGATAGCTGTCAGTGCTTCAGTGGACAAAATCATCTCGCATTTTGGGGCTGCTCGGAACTTGGTTCAGAAG GCCCAGTTGGGAGATAGCCGGCTGAGCCCGGATGTGGGGCATCTGGTGCTGAGCACCCTCTGCCCGGCCCTCCATGCTCTGGTGGCCGATGGACTGAAGCCATTCCGGAAGGACCTCATCACCGGGCAGCGCAGGAGCAGCCCTTGGAGTGTGGTGGAGGCGTCTGTGAAGCCAG GTTCCTGCCCACACTCCATGGGGACCCTGTACAGCCAGGTCAGCAGACTGGCCCCACTGAGTAGCAGTCGCAGCCGCTTCCATGCTTTCATCTTGGGCCTCCTCAA CACCAAACAGTTGGAACTGTGGTTTTCCAGCCTCCAGGAGGATGCAG GTCTACTGTCCCTCCTCTATCTGCCCACTGGCTTCTTCTCCCTGGCGCGCGGGAGCTGTCCATCCCTGTCCACagagctgctgctcctgctgcagcCCCTCTCAGTACTCACCTTCCACCTGGACTTGCTTTtcgagcaccaccaccacctacccCTAGGCCTGCAGCAGGCTCCTGCCCCTTCAGCGCCCCCTCCTGCCCTCCAGCAGACTGTGCAGGCTGTGCTCCAGTGGGGGGGTCGTCTGGCTCAGAGTCTCCGAGGGACTTCAGGAGAGGCCACTACCGACTCTTCAGCCCCCTCAACCCGCCCTCCACCAGGCAGCTGGTGGGATCAGCTGACCCAGGCATCTCGGGTCTACGCCTCTGGTGGCACTGAGGGCTTCCCTCTTCTCCGGTGGGGACCCAGGTGTCGCGGAACTACAGCTGAGGATGCGCAGGAGGCACCCCCGCCCACGGAACAGACCACACCTGGCCGAAGCAAGTGGTTGGGGCGGCTATTTGGTGTGCCTGGGGGCCCGTCAGAAACTGAGAATGGAGCCTGCAGGTccag GAGACCATCCAGCTGGTTGCCCCCAACAGTGAGTGTGTTGGCTCTGGTGAAGCGGGGGACATCTCCTGAGACTCCTCCCGCGGAGCTTGTGaagccaccagccagccagacacagactGACAG GGCTGTCCGGGCTCTCTGTGATCACACTGCTGCAGGACCTGACCAGCTGAGCTTCCAGCGTGGGGAAGTACTTCATGTCATTGCTACAGTGAATGAGGACTGGCTTCGCTGTGGGCGTGATGGTGTGGAGGGGCTGGTTCCTGTGGGGTACACCTCCCTTGTTCTCTAG